A genomic segment from Chitinophaga niabensis encodes:
- a CDS encoding sodium:solute symporter — MSFQDWIVLIFTLTAIILYGVWKSRGQRDMDSYFLGNRTMPWYIVLLSIIGTQASAITFLSAPGQAYADGMRFVQYYFGLPLAMIVICIVFVPIFHRLKVFTAYEFLEQRFDLKTRTLTSFLFLVQRGLSTGISIYAPSIILSSLLGWNIYYTNIVMGGMLIIYTMYGGTKAVSYTQSLQMVIIFTGMFLAGWMVVKLLPENIGFSEALHVSGKMGKLNVIVTDFNLKDRYNIWSGVIGGFFLALSYFGTDQSQVGRYLTAKTLTESRVSLLMNGLVKVPMQFLIMLIGALVFVFYLYFRAPITFNKGELDRVHNTKYAPLMAEQEARYDSLFNVKQAHVKALAAAMEKKDEPEIRTVQVLLKDADTLSMKTRDSARKIIRTALPGAEGNDTNYIFLHFVVNNLPKGLVGLLIAIIFLASWGSIAAAINSLASTSMVDIYKRMINPACTDEENLRMSKYVTLGWGIFCIAVAQFATNLGSLIEAVNILGSLFYGTILGIFVVAFMMKKIRGNAAFWGAVIAEIGVVAIWLMDVISFLWLNVIGCVFVMLFAWLWQLIAPQKKRLIADQPL; from the coding sequence ATGAGTTTTCAGGACTGGATCGTACTAATTTTCACGTTAACTGCTATTATCCTGTACGGGGTTTGGAAAAGCCGCGGGCAAAGGGATATGGACAGCTACTTCCTGGGAAACCGCACCATGCCCTGGTATATTGTGCTGCTGTCCATCATCGGCACACAGGCCAGTGCTATCACTTTCCTTTCTGCACCCGGGCAGGCTTATGCTGACGGGATGCGCTTCGTGCAATATTACTTTGGGCTGCCGCTGGCCATGATCGTGATCTGTATTGTATTCGTTCCTATCTTTCACAGGCTGAAAGTATTTACCGCATACGAATTCCTGGAACAGCGTTTTGATCTGAAAACACGTACCCTCACTTCTTTCCTGTTCCTCGTACAACGCGGGCTATCTACCGGTATCAGCATTTATGCACCTTCTATTATCCTTTCCTCCTTACTCGGCTGGAATATCTATTATACCAATATCGTAATGGGCGGCATGCTCATTATCTATACAATGTACGGCGGTACCAAAGCAGTGTCCTACACCCAATCCCTGCAAATGGTGATCATCTTCACGGGCATGTTCCTGGCTGGCTGGATGGTGGTGAAACTATTACCGGAGAACATCGGTTTTTCCGAAGCATTACATGTATCCGGTAAGATGGGGAAGCTCAATGTAATTGTGACCGACTTCAACCTGAAAGACCGGTATAACATCTGGAGTGGTGTAATAGGAGGGTTCTTCCTGGCACTCTCTTATTTTGGAACAGACCAAAGCCAGGTGGGCCGTTACCTCACTGCCAAAACCTTAACAGAAAGCCGCGTGAGCCTGCTCATGAATGGCCTCGTGAAAGTACCCATGCAATTCCTCATCATGCTGATAGGTGCATTGGTCTTTGTTTTCTATCTCTATTTCAGAGCGCCTATCACTTTCAACAAAGGAGAGCTGGACAGGGTGCACAATACAAAATATGCCCCTTTAATGGCTGAGCAGGAAGCGAGATACGATTCCCTGTTCAATGTAAAACAGGCGCATGTTAAAGCCCTGGCGGCTGCGATGGAAAAGAAGGATGAACCGGAAATAAGGACCGTACAGGTGTTGTTGAAAGACGCAGATACCTTATCCATGAAAACAAGGGATTCCGCCCGGAAGATCATCCGTACGGCACTTCCCGGTGCAGAAGGGAACGATACCAATTACATCTTCCTGCATTTCGTGGTGAACAATCTCCCTAAAGGATTAGTGGGTTTACTGATCGCTATCATTTTCCTGGCTTCCTGGGGAAGTATTGCAGCAGCTATCAATTCACTGGCTTCCACTTCCATGGTGGATATCTATAAACGGATGATCAACCCGGCCTGCACAGATGAAGAGAACCTGCGCATGTCCAAATACGTAACGCTGGGCTGGGGAATATTCTGCATAGCCGTAGCACAGTTCGCTACCAACCTGGGCAGTTTAATAGAAGCTGTAAATATCCTGGGTTCCCTGTTCTATGGTACTATCCTGGGGATCTTTGTAGTGGCCTTTATGATGAAAAAGATCAGGGGGAACGCAGCTTTCTGGGGAGCCGTGATAGCGGAAATAGGCGTGGTGGCCATCTGGTTGATGGATGTGATCTCTTTCCTTTGGCTGAACGTGATAGGATGTGTGTTTGTAATGCTCTTTGCCTGGTTGTGGCAATTGATTGCACCACAAAAAAAGAGGCTGATCGCAGACCAGCCCCTGTAA
- a CDS encoding DUF2911 domain-containing protein, producing MKQFLSAVAVCLVAASASMAQGIKMPAPSPTQTIKQQFALSAVEVTYSRPLAKGRTVMGDLVPYDKLWRTGANNATKITFGEDVKLNGQPVAAGEYALYTVPSRNGWEIVLNKGLKNWGVDGYKKEEDVLRFQTESHDLPFNVESFMISFENVRPTAMTMMLLWEKTMVPIEITADIDGKVMAQIDNAMKTAEKKPYFSAAMYYYESGKDLKQALTWADMATKEDAKAFWVFHLKAKIQARLGDKAGAKATAQQSIELAKAANNADYVALNEKLIAGL from the coding sequence ATGAAACAATTTCTATCTGCTGTAGCAGTATGCCTGGTAGCGGCGTCTGCTTCTATGGCCCAGGGTATAAAAATGCCGGCGCCAAGTCCTACTCAAACCATCAAACAACAATTTGCGCTGTCTGCTGTGGAAGTTACTTATTCCCGCCCGCTGGCTAAAGGCCGTACCGTAATGGGCGACCTGGTGCCGTACGACAAATTATGGCGTACCGGCGCTAACAACGCTACCAAGATCACTTTTGGCGAAGATGTTAAACTGAACGGACAACCGGTAGCTGCAGGCGAGTATGCACTATATACGGTTCCTTCCAGGAATGGCTGGGAAATTGTACTTAACAAAGGCCTGAAGAACTGGGGCGTTGATGGCTACAAAAAAGAAGAGGATGTGCTGCGTTTCCAGACGGAATCACATGATCTGCCTTTTAATGTAGAATCGTTCATGATCTCTTTTGAGAATGTTCGTCCAACTGCCATGACGATGATGCTGCTTTGGGAAAAGACCATGGTACCCATTGAGATCACGGCAGACATTGATGGCAAAGTAATGGCACAGATCGATAATGCCATGAAAACCGCCGAGAAGAAACCTTATTTCAGCGCTGCCATGTATTATTATGAATCAGGTAAAGACCTGAAGCAGGCACTGACCTGGGCTGATATGGCTACGAAGGAAGATGCAAAAGCTTTCTGGGTATTTCACCTGAAAGCAAAGATCCAGGCAAGACTGGGTGATAAAGCCGGTGCAAAAGCTACTGCACAGCAGTCTATTGAACTGGCAAAAGCAGCTAACAATGCTGATTATGTTGCGTTGAATGAGAAGCTGATCGCTGGTTTGTGA
- a CDS encoding response regulator transcription factor: MQPPIKVAIADDHKIFRSGVINTLTPYENISVVFEAEDGEHLLEIMQQQQPDVILMDLKMPKMDGIQATIKVREKYPHVKVIILTMYEDDNFIVHLVENGANAYLLKNSEPEEIYEAICTTFDKGFYFNENVNLALLKKVLHKNKQQFKPTFKNEVQLSDRELEVLKLICNEFTTQEISEKIFLSPRTVEGLRQKLLEKLNVKNTVGLVLYAFRNGLIE, from the coding sequence ATGCAACCGCCTATCAAAGTCGCTATTGCGGACGACCATAAAATATTTCGTAGTGGTGTGATCAATACGCTCACGCCCTATGAGAATATCAGCGTGGTATTTGAAGCGGAAGACGGAGAACACCTGCTGGAGATCATGCAGCAGCAACAGCCTGATGTAATTCTGATGGACCTGAAGATGCCTAAAATGGATGGCATCCAGGCCACGATCAAAGTAAGGGAAAAGTATCCCCATGTAAAGGTGATCATCCTCACCATGTATGAGGACGATAATTTTATCGTACACCTGGTAGAGAATGGCGCCAATGCCTATCTGCTCAAGAACAGTGAACCGGAAGAGATCTACGAAGCTATCTGCACTACTTTCGATAAAGGGTTTTACTTCAATGAGAACGTAAACCTGGCGCTGCTTAAAAAAGTACTTCACAAGAACAAGCAGCAATTCAAACCTACTTTCAAGAACGAGGTACAGCTCAGCGACCGGGAGCTGGAAGTACTGAAGCTCATTTGCAATGAGTTCACCACACAGGAAATATCCGAGAAGATCTTCCTGAGCCCACGTACGGTGGAAGGCCTTCGCCAGAAACTGCTGGAAAAACTTAACGTAAAGAATACAGTAGGCCTGGTATTGTATGCATTCCGTAATGGATTAATAGAATAG
- a CDS encoding sensor histidine kinase, producing MNTLQLILIGTIVMLSLGIFVVVMVVLQQKQVVQYKLKLKDKDLQLQKERLVAVLQGQEIERKRIAEDLHDEVGAQLSVLKLNLNHLQQLASNGEVERIKETKEFTDTIIQQLRFISQSLHPTTLENFGLSHALDSFSSLMNKNKQILIAFSTDGTTYPVDREKALNVYRVVQELINNILKHAEAHHVQITYESSPNLLTVRVVDDGNGKLVADLAEFSKKTGHLGLKNIESRLNIIGGNINFANNSPKGTIAEIRVDNYQPVLVS from the coding sequence ATGAACACGCTGCAATTAATATTGATAGGCACCATTGTTATGCTGAGCCTTGGTATTTTTGTTGTGGTAATGGTTGTATTACAGCAAAAGCAGGTAGTTCAGTATAAACTGAAGCTGAAGGATAAGGACCTTCAACTCCAGAAAGAAAGGCTTGTTGCCGTATTACAGGGGCAGGAAATTGAGCGTAAACGGATAGCGGAAGACCTTCACGATGAAGTGGGCGCGCAGTTATCTGTTCTGAAGCTCAACCTGAACCATCTTCAGCAGCTGGCCAGCAATGGAGAAGTAGAACGGATCAAGGAAACCAAGGAATTTACAGATACCATCATACAACAACTGCGCTTCATCTCCCAAAGCCTCCACCCTACTACCCTCGAAAATTTTGGCCTTAGTCATGCGCTGGATTCTTTCTCCAGCCTGATGAACAAGAATAAACAGATCCTGATCGCTTTCAGTACGGACGGTACAACTTACCCCGTAGACCGGGAAAAAGCCCTGAATGTGTACAGGGTTGTGCAGGAACTGATCAATAATATCCTCAAACATGCAGAGGCGCATCATGTTCAGATCACTTACGAAAGCTCTCCCAACCTGCTCACCGTTCGCGTTGTTGATGACGGAAACGGCAAATTAGTAGCGGACCTCGCGGAATTCAGCAAAAAAACAGGACATTTAGGTCTGAAAAATATTGAAAGTCGCTTGAATATTATCGGGGGAAATATCAATTTTGCAAATAATTCACCCAAAGGCACTATTGCCGAGATCAGGGTGGATAACTATCAGCCTGTTTTAGTCAGTTAA
- a CDS encoding SAM domain-containing protein gives MSYLLIGNISALISEECIEPLANARIRIYLPVAEYNSEDLARGIFKDLRQLSERDVQAKAERLLAESKLDERGNFSLGWEDLHLFTEPLEMDICLNSVPGKQSSGQQDWIQYHLSTFVPHWKRSKEKYLAAFAYVVPSDMWSRIREDFGAWVITGMVKHNETYEGLGTYRVEAYNAHNDKLLGWCLSNECGRYKLNFSRKDISGSRLLYIIKDDKTGYNQGPDVYFKVYDQNQLIWSESKDMALQPERRHIPPCTKLNLFIKPPGSEKKAARLTGWFNDFISNTKTKSHYKDLYVM, from the coding sequence ATGAGTTATCTATTAATTGGAAACATCTCTGCGTTGATCAGTGAAGAATGTATTGAACCCTTAGCAAACGCGCGGATCCGGATCTATTTACCGGTTGCTGAATACAACAGTGAAGACCTGGCGCGCGGCATTTTTAAAGATCTCCGGCAGCTGTCTGAAAGGGATGTGCAAGCCAAAGCAGAACGCCTGTTGGCCGAATCGAAACTGGATGAAAGAGGAAATTTCAGCCTTGGCTGGGAAGACCTTCACCTGTTCACCGAACCGCTGGAAATGGATATTTGTCTTAACAGCGTACCCGGCAAACAGAGCAGCGGCCAACAGGACTGGATCCAGTACCACCTGAGCACCTTTGTGCCGCACTGGAAAAGATCTAAAGAGAAGTACCTCGCAGCCTTCGCCTACGTGGTACCTTCTGACATGTGGAGCAGGATCCGCGAAGATTTTGGAGCCTGGGTGATCACTGGAATGGTGAAACACAACGAGACCTACGAAGGGCTCGGTACTTATAGAGTCGAAGCTTATAACGCACACAACGATAAATTGCTGGGCTGGTGCCTGAGCAATGAATGTGGCAGGTATAAACTGAACTTTTCAAGAAAGGACATTAGTGGCAGCAGGTTGCTGTATATTATAAAGGACGATAAAACAGGTTATAACCAGGGACCTGATGTTTATTTTAAGGTGTATGACCAGAACCAGCTGATCTGGAGTGAAAGTAAAGATATGGCCTTACAGCCTGAGCGGCGGCATATACCACCTTGTACAAAATTGAATCTTTTCATTAAACCTCCGGGAAGTGAAAAGAAAGCAGCAAGGCTTACCGGTTGGTTCAATGATTTTATCAGTAATACCAAAACAAAAAGTCATTATAAAGACCTCTACGTCATGTAG